Within the Vibrio tasmaniensis genome, the region CATGATGCGCGTCCACCCAAAGATTACATTCTTGGCTTTATCCCGTGGGGAAGAGTCAGTAGTGCTTATGGTTATGCACAAGCTCAAGACCCTGCTTGGGAAGACTTCCAAAAAGCGACCAATAATGGTGGTTCGAGAACCAACTTTGATGATGCATTGATGTTCATTGGTTGGTACACCAGCGAGACGCGCCGTCAGTTAGGGATCTCATTATGGGACCCGTATAACCAATACCTGGCTTATCATGAAGGTCGTGGTGGCTATAAGCGCAAATCATACAACAGCAAACCATCGTTGATTAAGGTGGCTCGCAGAGTCGAACAGCAAGCAAAAGATTATGGATGGCAACTTAAACAGTGCCGAAAAGAACTAGAAGACAATCGAAGTTGGTTTTTTTAAAGCCAATCGTCATGGAGAATAGCAATGCCTTTATTAGATAGTTTTACTGTTGATCACACGCGCATGAACGCACCTGCAGTTCGTGTTGCTAAAACAATGCAAACCCCAAAAGGGGATACCATTACGGTATTTGACCTGCGTTTTACTGCGCCAAACAAAGATATCCTATCTGAGAGAGGTATTCATACTCTCGAGCACCTATACGCTGGGTTCATGCGTGCTCACCTCAATGGCTCTGCGGTTGAGATCATTGATATTTCGCCTATGGGTTGTCGTACTGGTTTCTATATGAGCTTGATTGGTACGCCTTCAGAGCAGCAAGTGGCTGAAGCTTGGTTAGCGGCTATGCAAGACGTACTGAAAGTTGAGAACCAGAATAAGATCCCTGAGTTGAACGAATAT harbors:
- the luxS gene encoding S-ribosylhomocysteine lyase yields the protein MPLLDSFTVDHTRMNAPAVRVAKTMQTPKGDTITVFDLRFTAPNKDILSERGIHTLEHLYAGFMRAHLNGSAVEIIDISPMGCRTGFYMSLIGTPSEQQVAEAWLAAMQDVLKVENQNKIPELNEYQCGTAAMHSLDEAKEIANAIIAAGVSVNKNDELALPESMLQELKID
- a CDS encoding transglycosylase SLT domain-containing protein, whose translation is MERKQALLGQSTHVSGKWLPVVTVGIVSSLLVGCATPPPKQQNNICSIFREHPSWYEDALDMQDEWGTPINVAMAFVKQESSFRHDARPPKDYILGFIPWGRVSSAYGYAQAQDPAWEDFQKATNNGGSRTNFDDALMFIGWYTSETRRQLGISLWDPYNQYLAYHEGRGGYKRKSYNSKPSLIKVARRVEQQAKDYGWQLKQCRKELEDNRSWFF